Proteins found in one Fusarium oxysporum Fo47 chromosome V, complete sequence genomic segment:
- a CDS encoding heterokaryon incompatibility protein-domain-containing protein, producing MYLINASTLQLEDFYSNIPEYAILSHTWGHTSEEVLFQEMLTNSSDVKLKKGYKKIELCAKQAQKDGLGYCWVDTCCIDKSSSAELSEAINSMFSWYRNSAVCYIYLEDVVHEEGVGQVDQSLGEARWFTRGWTLQELLAPRVRQFFDANWTMIGEISKNRYREHLVNGFFRMDTTADEEGDPQELEGMSLASQVAQITGIPRKVLYIGDLGSFSAATRMSWAARRRTTRIEDQAYCLLGIFDVHMPLLYGEGKHAFIRLQEEIIKKQPDHTLFAWRSESTSPAPTFSGLLAPSSWNFDSDHCRGSLGGA from the exons ATGTATCTTATCAACGCTTCGACCTTGCAGCTCGAAGACTTCTATAGCAATATTCCCGAATATGCAATCCTGTCACATACGTGGGGTCACACCAGTGAGGAGGTCCTTTTTCAAGAGATGCTCACCAACTCATCCGACGTGAAGCTCAAAAAAGGTTACAAGAAGATCGAATTATGTGCGAAGCAAGCTCAAAAAGATGGTCTCGGCTATTGCTGGGTCGATACCTGCTGCATTGACAAGTCCAGCAGCGCAGAACTCTCAGAAGCTATCAACTCCATGTTCTCTTGGTATCGAAACTCGGCCGTCTGCTATATATATCTAGAAGACGTGGTCCACGAAGAGGGTGTGGGTCAAGTTGATCAGTCTCTCGGAGAAGCAAGGTGGTTTACACGGGGTTGGACATTACAAGAGCTCTTGGCTCCCCGAGTTCGCCAGTTCTTCGATGCAAACTGGACCATGATCGGAGAGATATCAAAGAACCGTTACAGAGAACATCTAGTTAATGGTTTCTTTCGTATGGATACGACTGCCGACGAAGAAGGAGAtcctcaagagcttgaggGAATGAGTCTGGCGAGTCAAGTTGCCCAGATCACTGGGATACCCAGGAAGGTCCTTTACATCGGCGATCTCGGATCCTTCTCAGCTGCTACGAGAATGTCATGGGCAGCAAGGCGACGAACAACTCGCATAGAAGACCAGGCATACTGTTTACTGGGAATCTTTGACGTTCATATGCCCCTCCTCTACGGCGAAGGCAAGCATGCCTTTATACGACTGCAAGAGGAGATCATAAAAAAACAGCCAGACCATACGCTGTTCGCATGGCGCTCGGAATCGACTTCGCCAGCGCCAACATTCAGCGGACTTCTTGCTCCTTCATCGTGGAATTTTGACAGCGACCACTGCCGTG GTTCGCTTGGTGGAGCATGA
- a CDS encoding S-adenosyl-L-methionine-dependent methyltransferase, translating into MATSQSKDLPSSSYFSAFAANYLQQTGRSTYRVLDLAFDSIQATRPITKGSVVHDNAAGPGIAALVLVDRLAADDVPHILVTDNVPPMVQAAKDSFTSFPQIEAKVLDSQNLEGIPDEHFTHSILNFSVYTLADPVKGVKEIYRTLRPDGLAAISCWKRFGAGKLIHAAQALVRPDLPPLKIPHPEFFEPGVLEKTTIEAGFDSSKFELVEDSIIVSGPELEDGLKKFMLGDLMRPARAGYTNEEEKRWPEAVDEVLKKEVESYGGVKFESWVLLAQK; encoded by the coding sequence ATGGCGACATCCCAAAGCAAAGACCTCCCCTCTTCCTCATACTTTTCTGCGTTCGCAGCAAATTATCTTCAACAAACCGGAAGAAGCACATACCGTGTCCTTGACTTGGCCTTCGACAGCATCCAAGCCACAAGGCCTATAACCAAGGGCTCGGTGGTTCATGATAATGCTGCCGGTCCGGGAATAGCAGCCTTAGTTCTTGTTGACAGACTCGCGGCTGATGATGTCCCTCATATTCTGGTGACTGATAATGTACCTCCAATGGTCCAAGCCGCCAAAGATTCTTTTACTTCGTTTCCACAGATTGAAGCGAAGGTTCTTGACTCTCAGAATCTAGAGGGAATTCCCGATGAGCACTTCACACACAGTATCCTCAACTTCAGTGTTTACACCCTGGCTGACCCCGTCAAAGGCGTCAAGGAGATCTACCGTACGCTCCGGCCTGATGGTCTAGCCGCCATCTCATGCTGGAAACGTTTTGGAGCCGGTAAACTCATTCACGCTGCGCAAGCTCTCGTCCGACCAGACCTTCCACCATTGAAAATACCTCATCCTGAATTCTTTGAACCAGGTGTTCTGGAAAAGACGACGATCGAAGCTGGGTTTGACTCATCCAAGTTTGAACTTGTGGAGGATAGTATTATCGTTAGCGGACCTGAACTGGAAGATGGGCTGAAGAAATTTATGCTGGGAGATCTCATGCGTCCTGCTCGAGCGGGATATACTaatgaggaggagaagagatggccagaggctgttgatgaggtaCTCAAGAAGGAAGTTGAAAGTTATGGAGGGGTCAAATTTGAGAGCTGGGTTCTTCTAGCTCAGAAGTAG